The window TTGCCAAAAACCCTTTTAAAGGAAAAGCGCCCTTTTTTATACCATTTTAAAATTTACACAAAAGATTATACACTACCGAAAATCGAAATAGATAGAAACTTTTTGCTTGATAGCAGATTTTATGCGCTAGTATTCGGCAGTTGGAAGGCGTTTGAGAAAATCGTTGATGAAGACTAACAGTGCAGCCAACCATTTTCTTCAGCAAACTCGATTCCCTCGCCGCTGAGAAACACGTTATAAGGATAGAAAATTTAGATTTTATAGGATGGCGGTATTGGGAGGTTAAAATTTTGGTTCTAAACCAGCCTGCTTGCAGATTTCATTAGCTGTTATTCGATCGAATTGTTTATGTCTTTTGACAGGGATTACCTTGGTATCATTCGTGTATATGGCATGATTACCGCCTTCCCTCAAAAGGTAAAAGCCGTTCTTTTCCAAGTAGCGGATTAAGTCACGTCGCTTGACAGACATTTTCGACCTCAACCGGAAGCTGCTCTATCAGCGCATTTCCTAAAGGAACTTCCTTTTTGAGCTGGCTGTATGTGAGGATCATTTCATTGAGAGCATCTCTTAACATTTCGCGGCACTCTTCGAGGTCCTTACCTTCAGTGACAACTTCCGGCCATTCGACAAGCTGGCCCATATATCCGGATTTAATTTTCGTATACTTTGC is drawn from Desulfobacterales bacterium and contains these coding sequences:
- a CDS encoding type II toxin-antitoxin system HicA family toxin, with protein sequence MSVKRRDLIRYLEKNGFYLLREGGNHAIYTNDTKVIPVKRHKQFDRITANEICKQAGLEPKF
- a CDS encoding type II toxin-antitoxin system HicB family antitoxin, encoding MMINYTAKYTKIKSGYMGQLVEWPEVVTEGKDLEECREMLRDALNEMILTYSQLKKEVPLGNALIEQLPVEVENVCQAT